A genome region from Cottoperca gobio unplaced genomic scaffold, fCotGob3.1 fCotGob3_130arrow_ctg1, whole genome shotgun sequence includes the following:
- the mea1 gene encoding male-enhanced antigen 1 encodes MEVWSSAMGPERVLPNSEDELGEDERPADGALLSVWSGGEGGEGEEEGEDGGEMELDGEEEEEEEGNSGGGYYYQPLNQEPEGANNNNPEQPGEDRGEDGPSHTEQLQQVQHRIQVMGLHLPPPPVDGEEDDEAAAALRSRASIPMDADHVELVKRTMAAVALPSLAVPSWAREISDDQWKDMVENTLQSRESAATLPHRSNISGP; translated from the exons atggAAGTGTGGAGCTCAGCGATGGGACCAGAGAGAGTCTTACCGAACTCTGAGGACGAGCTGGGGGAGGACGAGCGCCCGGCCGACGGAGCCCTGCTGTCCGTGTGGAgcgggggggagggaggggagggggaggaggagggggaggacgggggagagatggagctggatggagaggaggaggaggaggaggaggggaacaGTGGAGGAGGATATTATTACCAACCTCTGAACCAGGAGCCTGAGGGggcgaacaacaacaacccagAGCAGCCGGGGGAGGACAGGGGGGAGGATGGCCCCTCCCACacggagcagctgcagcaggtgcAGCACAGGATACAG GTGATGGGTCTccacctgccccccccccctgtagacggtgaggaggatgatgaggcGGCGGCGGCCCTGAGGAGCCGCGCCTCCATCCCGATGGACGCAG ACCATGTGGAGCTGGTGAAGAGGACGATGGCGGCGGTGGCGCTGCCGTCTCTCGCCGTGCCATCGTGGGCCCGAGAGATCTCTGACGACCAGTGGAAGGACATGGTGGAGAACACGCTGCAGAGCCGGGAGAGCGCCGCCACCCTGCCCCACAGGAGCAACATCAGCGGGCCCtga